Proteins from a genomic interval of Salvelinus sp. IW2-2015 linkage group LG14, ASM291031v2, whole genome shotgun sequence:
- the LOC111973503 gene encoding protein APCDD1-like, with protein sequence MLLIKWIVSTAVLFNGICHGSLLHSDIRASVGTLGRKHGQQHQHAAIVEFQCQYMLKHLQSGGQISVHMPPNITGHWVSTRFFPISCEVRPGSEFIIRSYLFHHNHTFQVLQFHYRDNRCSSPTYTLLARGKLYLRQASWVVRGGTEADYQLHSVQVVFHSPEAAMDLSQWLKPSCGRPSLDGGGKWEPWEPHVSYDLWSEEEQGRDCAHRLGFTMNELQLVRVERRRHHGVWLPDDHTEELFLGDVHTEHTQRTYHTPSSYQPPLQNTKNHDRTCSVCRVVAGADEHHPPILPCEDNLPVKLEGQWVSQRCEVRPGVLFLTRHFVFHDHNCTWEGHYWHYADPVCRQPTFSLYARGHYSHAVLSTTVMGGTEFVFTVDHVRVTPMDRATTSLLNVFQGKECGTEGSWRQGLEQDVTPTHGCAALGIRLPHTEYELFRMERDYANRLLLFNGQRPTDGSSPNQPHKTATSYQAPLVQCAGAGHGPAEWRETDELQRLWSSCCRHRGGGMVDMVRLLLIAAISVLHLR encoded by the exons ATGTTACTGATAAAATGGATTGTCTCTACTGCTGTTCTTTTCAATG GTATTTGTCATGGCTCTCTGCTTCACTCAGACATAAGAGCCAGTGTCGGGACCTTGGGGAGGAAACATGGGCAGCAGCATCAGCACGCTGCTATTGTGGAATTTCAGTGTCAGTACATGCTCAAACATCTCCAAAGTGGAGGCCAGATCTCAGTGCATATGCCCCCCAACATCACAGGCCACTGGGTATCCACCAGGT TTTTCCCCATCAGCTGTGAGGTCAGGCCTGGGTCAGAGTTCATCATCAGATCCTATCTCTTCCACCACAACCACACCTTCCAGGTCCTCCAGTTCCACTACCGGGACAACCGCTGCTCCTCCCCCACATACACCCTCCTTGCCCGGGGCAAGCTGTACCTGCGCCAGGCCTCCTGGGTGGTCCGCGGAGGCACCGAGGCCGACTATCAGCTTCACAGCGTCCAGGTTGTGTTCCACAGCCCCGAGGCAGCCATGGACCTCAGCCAGTGGCTCAAGCCCAGCTGTGGACGTCCATCCCTAGATGGAGGGGGAAAGTGGGAGCCCTGGGAGCCCCACGTCAGCTATGACCTGTGGagtgaggaggagcaggggagggACTGTGCCCATAGGCTGGGTTTCACTATGAATGAGCTGCAGCTGGTGCGTGTGGAGCGGCGCCGCCATCATGGTGTCTGGCTCCCTGATGACCACACCGAGGAGCTCTTCCTGGGGGACGTCCACACTGAGCACACCCAGAGGACCTACCACACACCCTCCAGCTACCAGCCGCCACTGCAGAACACCAAG AACCATGACCGTACCTGCAGTGTCTGCCGAGTCGTTGCCGGGGCGGACGAGCACCATCCTCCCATCCTGCCCTGCGAAGACAACCTGCCCGTCAAACTAGAGGGCCAATGGGTGAGCCAGCGCTGCGAGGTACGCCCTGGGGTTCTCTTCCTGACCCGCCATTTTGTTTTCCACGACCACAACTGCACTTGGGAGGGTCACTACTGGCATTACGCCGACCCAGTGTGCAGACAGCCAACGTTCAGCCTGTACGCCCGGGGTCACTACAGCCACGCGGTCCTATCCACCACGGTAATGGGAGGGACAGAGTTTGTCTTCACAG TGGACCACGTGAGGGTGACCCCAATGGACCGGGCCACCACCTCCCTGCTCAACGTCTTCCAGGGCAAGGAGTGCGGGACAGAGGGCTCATGGCGCCAGGGCCTGGAGCAGGATGTCAcccccacccatggctgtgctgCCCTGGGCATCCGGCTGCCCCACACCGAGTACGAACTCTTCCGCATGGAGCGAGACTATGCGAACCGCCTCCTTCTCTTCAACGGCCAGAGGCCCACGGATGGCTCCAGCCCTAACCAGCCCCACAAGACAGCCACCTCCTACCAGGCTCCCCTGGTGCAGTGTGCAGGGGCTGGCCATGGGCCAGCAGAATGGAGGGAAACTGACGAGCTCCAAAGACTGTGGAGTAGCTGCTGCAGACACAGAGGTGGTGGCATGGTGGATATGGTTAGACTACTGCTTATTGCTGCTATCTCCGTTCTGCATCTCAGGTAG